The following proteins come from a genomic window of Candidatus Bathyarchaeia archaeon:
- a CDS encoding V-type ATP synthase subunit B, giving the protein MEERQLYVVETKDLQEARGSILVTGGVPGAKFDEVVEVVLASGEAKLGRVIDVAKDFTVIQVFGGVSEVDLTGCRVRFKGETLKLPVSSDMLGRIFNGRGEPIDGGPRIVPEDYLDINGEPINPAAREPPSEFIETGISTIDGLNSLVRGQKLPIFSGSGLPHNRVVAQIIRQAAVRGEGEGFAVVFGAVGISYDDAAFFMRSLEGTGGLERTVAFINTASDPTIERIITPRLALTAAEFLAWREGLQALVILADMTNYCEALRELSAMREEVPGRRGYPGYMYTDLATMYERAGRISGRKGSVTIMPVLTMPDDDITHPIPDLTGYITEGQLVLSRGLERKGIYPPMDVFLSLSRMMKEGIGPGKTREDHRGVFMQLYAAYSEGNYLREISTIVGTESLTERDRIYLKFADEFERRFVSQGEFERRDIETTLDIAWDILSMLPEGDLKLIPEEFIRKYHPAYGGKRRVSAKAH; this is encoded by the coding sequence ATGGAGGAGCGACAGCTCTACGTCGTTGAGACGAAGGACCTCCAAGAGGCGAGGGGCTCTATCTTGGTGACCGGGGGCGTCCCGGGCGCTAAGTTCGATGAGGTTGTCGAGGTCGTCCTCGCGAGCGGGGAGGCGAAGCTCGGGAGGGTTATAGATGTCGCCAAGGATTTCACAGTAATTCAAGTCTTCGGTGGGGTCAGCGAGGTCGATCTAACGGGTTGCAGGGTCAGGTTCAAGGGCGAAACCCTGAAGCTACCAGTTTCCAGCGACATGCTCGGCAGGATATTCAACGGCAGGGGGGAGCCGATCGATGGCGGGCCGAGGATAGTGCCCGAGGACTATTTGGACATAAACGGCGAGCCGATAAACCCGGCCGCGAGGGAGCCGCCATCGGAGTTCATAGAGACCGGCATCTCCACTATAGACGGGCTGAACTCTCTCGTGAGGGGGCAGAAGCTCCCGATATTCAGCGGATCCGGCCTACCCCATAACAGGGTCGTTGCCCAGATAATAAGGCAGGCCGCCGTCAGGGGGGAGGGGGAAGGATTCGCGGTCGTATTCGGGGCTGTTGGGATAAGCTACGACGACGCGGCCTTTTTCATGAGGAGCTTGGAGGGCACCGGCGGGCTCGAGAGGACCGTGGCCTTCATAAACACGGCATCGGACCCAACCATAGAGAGGATCATAACGCCGAGGCTGGCGCTGACCGCCGCTGAGTTCTTGGCTTGGAGGGAGGGCCTACAGGCGCTTGTCATATTGGCGGATATGACGAATTATTGTGAGGCCCTAAGGGAGCTCTCAGCCATGAGGGAGGAAGTGCCGGGCAGGAGGGGATATCCGGGCTATATGTATACGGACCTCGCCACCATGTATGAGAGGGCTGGGAGGATAAGCGGGAGGAAGGGCTCGGTGACCATAATGCCCGTATTAACGATGCCAGACGATGACATAACCCATCCCATACCAGATCTGACGGGATATATAACCGAGGGCCAGCTGGTCCTCTCCAGGGGGCTCGAGAGGAAAGGCATCTACCCGCCAATGGACGTATTCCTCTCACTGTCGAGGATGATGAAGGAAGGCATAGGGCCCGGAAAGACTAGGGAGGATCACAGGGGCGTCTTCATGCAGCTCTACGCCGCCTACTCCGAGGGGAATTACCTTAGGGAGATCTCCACGATAGTTGGCACGGAAAGCCTTACTGAGAGGGATAGGATATACCTGAAGTTCGCGGATGAGTTCGAGAGGAGGTTCGTATCCCAAGGCGAGTTCGAGAGGAGGGACATAGAGACGACATTAGATATCGCTTGGGATATCCTCTCCATGTTGCCCGAGGGCGACCTAAAGCTGATACCCGAGGAGTTCATAAGGAAGTATCATCCGGCTTACGGCGGAAAGAGGCGTGTCTCAGCAAAGGCTCATTAG
- a CDS encoding V-type ATP synthase subunit A codes for MGKIWRVSGPIVIADGMRGSKVYEVVEVGEQALLGEIIGLEGERATIQVYEDTSGLRVGDKVSGSGKPLVAELGPGLIGSIYDGLQKALISLKEGIGPFLKRGLKAKALDRSKKWHFVPKAKRGDLVKGGDVIGIVRETPLVEHRVMVPPNLRGIVEEVRGEGDYTVEEWIVILEGGQEIRMMQEWPVRRPRPYGSRLDPSSLLVTGMRIMDYMFPMALGGKGAIPGGFGTGKTVALQQLARWAQTHVNIYIGCGERGNEMADVLKSFLELKEPRTGRPLMEKEIFIANTSNMPVVAREASVFLGITMAEYFRDMGYDVLLVADSTSRWAEAMREIGGRLEEMPGEEGFPAYLGSSLSSFYERSGRVRCLGDPERVGSVTVIGAVSPPGADFSEPVTQNTLRIVEALYSLDVSLANRRHFPAISWLSSYSLYVDDVEEWWRRNVGPEWVEMRNKALKILQEEAELQEIVRLVGPEALPEKDKLTLLIARMIREDFLMQSAYSVDTYCAPEKAHLMMKTIMAFYDKAQRLMEAGAQVKEIQGLPVVARIARMKEIPNEVFGDKVEEILEEIEEELKA; via the coding sequence ATGGGCAAGATATGGAGGGTCTCCGGCCCCATAGTTATAGCTGATGGGATGAGGGGGTCGAAGGTTTACGAAGTGGTTGAGGTTGGGGAGCAGGCCCTGCTCGGCGAGATCATAGGGCTTGAGGGCGAAAGGGCCACCATACAGGTTTACGAGGATACATCGGGGCTTAGGGTTGGGGACAAGGTCTCGGGCTCTGGCAAGCCCCTCGTGGCCGAGCTGGGCCCAGGCCTGATCGGATCTATCTACGACGGCCTCCAAAAGGCCCTGATATCGCTCAAGGAGGGGATCGGGCCGTTCCTGAAGAGGGGTCTGAAGGCCAAGGCCCTAGATAGGAGTAAGAAGTGGCATTTCGTCCCGAAGGCAAAGAGGGGCGATTTAGTGAAGGGGGGCGATGTCATTGGGATAGTTCGGGAAACGCCCTTGGTGGAACATAGGGTAATGGTCCCCCCGAACTTGCGGGGCATCGTTGAAGAGGTGAGGGGCGAGGGCGATTACACCGTTGAGGAATGGATCGTCATTCTGGAGGGGGGCCAAGAGATAAGGATGATGCAGGAATGGCCCGTCAGGAGGCCGAGGCCCTATGGCTCTAGGCTCGACCCATCGAGCCTTCTCGTCACCGGCATGAGGATAATGGACTATATGTTCCCGATGGCGCTGGGCGGCAAGGGCGCCATACCAGGGGGGTTTGGGACCGGGAAGACCGTAGCACTGCAGCAGCTCGCGAGGTGGGCGCAGACCCATGTCAACATATACATCGGATGCGGGGAGAGGGGGAATGAGATGGCGGATGTCTTGAAGAGCTTCCTCGAGCTTAAGGAGCCTAGGACTGGGAGGCCGCTTATGGAGAAGGAGATATTCATAGCGAATACGTCCAATATGCCAGTCGTGGCTAGGGAGGCGAGTGTATTCCTCGGGATCACTATGGCGGAGTACTTCAGGGACATGGGCTACGATGTCCTCCTCGTCGCTGATTCCACATCGAGATGGGCAGAGGCGATGAGGGAGATAGGCGGAAGGCTCGAAGAGATGCCAGGCGAGGAGGGCTTTCCGGCCTATCTCGGCTCGAGCCTATCGTCCTTCTACGAGAGGAGCGGGAGGGTTAGATGCCTCGGCGATCCGGAGAGGGTTGGCTCGGTGACAGTCATAGGAGCCGTGAGTCCGCCGGGGGCCGATTTCAGCGAGCCGGTGACACAGAATACTCTCAGGATAGTGGAAGCTCTATACTCCTTGGATGTCTCCCTCGCCAATAGAAGGCATTTCCCGGCGATAAGCTGGCTATCTAGCTACAGCCTTTACGTAGACGATGTTGAGGAATGGTGGAGGAGGAACGTAGGGCCGGAGTGGGTGGAAATGCGCAATAAGGCCCTCAAGATTTTGCAGGAAGAGGCGGAGCTCCAAGAGATAGTCAGGCTAGTCGGGCCAGAGGCCCTCCCGGAGAAGGACAAGCTGACGCTCCTAATAGCTAGGATGATTAGGGAGGACTTCTTGATGCAGAGCGCCTATAGTGTTGATACATATTGTGCCCCGGAAAAGGCGCATTTGATGATGAAGACAATAATGGCATTTTACGATAAAGCCCAAAGGCTCATGGAGGCTGGCGCGCAAGTGAAGGAGATACAGGGCCTGCCGGTGGTGGCGAGGATCGCGAGGATGAAGGAGATACCGAACGAGGTCTTCGGGGATAAGGTCGAGGAGATATTGGAAGAGATCGAGGAGGAGTTGAAGGCCTGA
- a CDS encoding V-type ATP synthase subunit F → MASRLDIVAIGDRDLIRGLRLAGLRRCHEFEPTEEGIEGMRKALRDSLEDQGVGMIILLEDYVKYLSDILGEAAKKSLPVVLEVPSKLGTRRADVKSFYRSYIRRLIGFEVEI, encoded by the coding sequence TTGGCATCCCGATTGGATATAGTCGCAATCGGGGATCGCGACCTGATCCGCGGATTGAGGCTGGCCGGCCTCAGGAGGTGCCACGAGTTCGAGCCGACCGAGGAGGGGATCGAGGGCATGAGGAAGGCCCTCAGGGACTCCTTGGAGGACCAAGGGGTTGGCATGATCATATTGCTTGAGGATTACGTCAAATACCTCTCCGATATCCTTGGCGAGGCCGCGAAGAAAAGCCTACCGGTGGTACTTGAGGTCCCGAGCAAGCTCGGAACGAGGCGGGCCGATGTGAAATCCTTTTACAGGAGCTATATCAGGAGATTAATAGGGTTCGAGGTCGAGATTTAA
- a CDS encoding V-type ATPase subunit: MRALDSWPYFLTALTKGEESKLISDAQLEEALRKGTASEAKEALRGTRLGDHLLASKTDSLEDVEKALWKHISDCIKELLSFTTIPRGLAEMVRAYATKYDLFNLISALRGILHGAGSAGVFLPLGIMSERGLLAELEGLSDLEGMLDLLRENGLECYGDVLSKYAKSSPGELRVRRVAIENELWGAYYSRLLSIAKELRDPYLAEATRASVIVFNLRGLFRALCEGRSLEGGLVLPSLLSPSLMDSIGSIGLEDLPRLFEGSGYGAMLREALSAHAKGGLLAVEPVFNKWEELLLSDLLSPRLFLPSTIYWYLIQKEFEVKRVRMAFAKLFEGIAEVR; this comes from the coding sequence ATGAGGGCTCTGGATTCTTGGCCCTATTTCTTGACGGCCCTGACGAAGGGCGAGGAATCGAAGCTGATATCCGATGCACAGCTCGAGGAGGCGTTGAGGAAGGGTACCGCCTCGGAGGCGAAAGAGGCGCTGAGGGGGACCCGTTTGGGCGATCATCTGCTGGCCTCTAAAACGGATTCCCTAGAGGATGTGGAGAAGGCCTTATGGAAGCATATCTCGGATTGCATTAAAGAGCTCCTTTCCTTCACAACGATCCCGAGGGGCCTTGCCGAGATGGTGAGGGCATATGCGACAAAGTACGACCTATTCAATCTGATCTCCGCCCTGAGGGGCATTCTCCACGGCGCGGGCTCGGCTGGGGTTTTCTTACCCTTAGGGATTATGAGCGAAAGGGGTTTGTTGGCCGAGCTAGAGGGGTTGAGCGATTTGGAGGGAATGCTCGATCTTCTAAGGGAGAATGGATTAGAATGTTATGGGGATGTGCTATCGAAATATGCCAAATCGAGTCCCGGAGAACTGAGGGTGAGAAGGGTTGCCATCGAAAATGAGCTATGGGGGGCCTATTATTCGAGGCTCCTTTCGATTGCCAAGGAGCTTCGCGACCCTTATCTGGCCGAGGCCACGAGGGCATCGGTGATTGTCTTTAACCTGAGGGGCCTATTCAGGGCGCTTTGCGAAGGGCGGAGCTTGGAGGGGGGTCTCGTTTTGCCCAGCTTGCTATCCCCTAGCTTGATGGATTCGATCGGTTCCATCGGCCTTGAGGATTTGCCCCGGCTCTTCGAGGGCTCGGGCTATGGGGCCATGCTCAGGGAGGCTCTCTCGGCACACGCCAAGGGGGGGCTCTTGGCGGTTGAACCCGTATTCAATAAATGGGAGGAGTTGTTATTATCCGATCTATTATCCCCGAGGCTCTTCCTGCCATCGACGATCTATTGGTATTTGATCCAGAAGGAATTTGAGGTCAAGAGGGTTAGAATGGCCTTTGCCAAGCTCTTCGAGGGGATCGCAGAGGTGCGTTGA
- a CDS encoding V-type ATP synthase subunit E family protein: protein MIERRGLEGLREAIIKRAEEEAARIIKEAEEEVRADVERARRAKDDEVKAIKERLLKEAEVEAARILARARIRAKNIVLEAKNRVIEEIIELAKRALSGYSLEREGSLAHLLRESVVALGGGKLRVMVSKGDLEIVKRLIQGDEEFSKKVREVAETECSGGVIVEEVNGGVRIDNTYEARLAMLIPRFLPIIEKELLKGA from the coding sequence TTGATCGAACGCCGAGGGCTCGAGGGCCTTCGCGAGGCCATCATCAAGAGGGCCGAGGAGGAGGCAGCTAGGATCATAAAGGAGGCGGAGGAGGAGGTGAGGGCGGATGTGGAGAGGGCTAGGAGAGCGAAGGATGACGAGGTGAAGGCCATTAAGGAGAGGCTCCTCAAGGAGGCGGAGGTTGAGGCCGCTAGGATTTTGGCGCGGGCCCGCATAAGGGCCAAGAACATTGTGTTGGAGGCTAAGAACAGGGTCATCGAGGAGATTATCGAATTAGCCAAGAGGGCCTTAAGCGGCTATTCGTTAGAGAGGGAGGGATCCCTTGCGCACCTCCTGAGGGAATCCGTGGTGGCCCTCGGCGGAGGCAAGCTCAGAGTCATGGTTTCGAAAGGGGACTTGGAGATCGTGAAGAGGCTGATCCAAGGGGATGAAGAGTTCTCCAAGAAAGTGAGGGAGGTCGCTGAAACGGAGTGCTCCGGCGGGGTCATAGTTGAGGAGGTCAATGGGGGGGTCAGGATCGATAATACCTATGAGGCCAGACTCGCGATGTTGATCCCACGCTTTTTGCCGATTATCGAAAAGGAGCTCCTAAAGGGTGCGTAA
- a CDS encoding ATPase, with amino-acid sequence MEVCRGLFDATALAMLGGALALIGGIIGSCIGILIAASAGVATITEEPGQFRNVLVLASLPMTQTFYGFIVLLMILTRALPKLGAAPAGGDGMPILFCALIAAAAELISAVYQGKVCASGISLLPKSKGRVMMPSMMLAVYLELFGVLGMVFSILAMSLLGFI; translated from the coding sequence ATGGAGGTGTGTCGAGGCTTGTTCGATGCAACCGCTTTGGCGATGCTCGGCGGGGCGCTGGCCCTGATAGGAGGGATCATCGGCTCCTGTATAGGCATATTGATAGCTGCGTCGGCCGGAGTCGCCACGATCACCGAGGAGCCGGGGCAGTTCAGGAACGTATTAGTTCTAGCCTCCTTGCCGATGACTCAAACCTTCTACGGCTTCATAGTCCTGCTGATGATCCTCACAAGAGCCTTGCCGAAGCTCGGTGCCGCGCCCGCGGGGGGGGATGGAATGCCCATCCTTTTCTGCGCCCTGATAGCCGCCGCCGCCGAATTGATATCGGCTGTCTATCAGGGCAAGGTCTGCGCCTCCGGAATATCCCTATTGCCCAAATCCAAGGGCAGGGTAATGATGCCCTCCATGATGCTGGCCGTCTATTTGGAGTTGTTCGGCGTGCTCGGGATGGTCTTCTCGATATTAGCCATGTCGCTCTTGGGCTTCATATAG
- a CDS encoding V-type ATPase 116kDa subunit family protein — translation MSPLLLSNPERMYRVRVIAPKGRAEEALAALQRAGTLHVKEVEAGLEKRVVETRIREVEELAKVLDEILSRAAPSSAQALQVPSSDMILARPFKELKDRAMELAAKFKERLDRMAALEGELKRLRELHGHLNRARALSQMRLGDLSYDGDYLFSMLIAAKAEAWNQVLENIGEDLLLCKSFEDAEGGLTAYILAKKSERRRLLSELEAKGVEVLQLPKDGLSFGDFLLNLEDKIEALLENVSKIEEGFKDLLPDWSEALILRLAMAWELDRLSVLARSLETDHLAVIEGWVPESGLRVTSGELEPLGYVYYEYEEADPSEDPPTKLRNWIGVRPFEVIINFFGTPKYTEWDPTPITAYSFAIFYGMMLGDALYGLGLLLAAKLILKRLVDDPDAEGFKLFKNMLYVCGGAAIAFGILAGSYLGDAYEALGLGGILRPVIRQLSEPFSLIVISLGIGLIHVNVAHALSAVRGVKEGDGALVIGKVGLFIAEFFGIMYIMYKFFDVKIPPFPADLHSQMIYPSLIGIGILAASLIKQSGGLGGMLWIFELTGLMGDILSYSRLAGVGMASFFLASAFNQMAMMAFKGISGAIPGIVGMALGAALSILVAAFAHLLNLALSCLGAFIHSMRLCFVEFLPKFYNGGGRPYSPFKAKVGGAVTPARGS, via the coding sequence ATGTCGCCCCTATTGCTTAGCAACCCTGAGAGAATGTATAGGGTAAGGGTCATAGCCCCCAAGGGACGAGCCGAGGAGGCGCTGGCGGCCCTCCAAAGGGCCGGGACCCTTCACGTGAAGGAGGTTGAGGCGGGGCTCGAGAAGCGAGTTGTGGAGACGAGGATCCGGGAAGTTGAGGAGCTAGCCAAGGTCCTCGACGAAATCCTATCCCGAGCCGCGCCGAGCTCGGCCCAAGCGCTCCAAGTGCCATCAAGCGACATGATCCTCGCGAGGCCCTTCAAGGAGCTCAAGGACCGGGCTATGGAATTGGCGGCCAAGTTCAAGGAGCGCCTAGATCGCATGGCGGCCCTCGAGGGGGAATTGAAGAGGCTCAGGGAGCTCCATGGGCACCTGAACAGGGCAAGGGCCCTCTCCCAGATGAGGTTGGGGGATCTATCCTATGATGGCGATTACCTGTTCTCGATGTTGATTGCGGCCAAGGCCGAGGCTTGGAATCAAGTTCTGGAGAATATTGGCGAGGATCTTCTCCTTTGCAAATCATTCGAGGACGCGGAGGGGGGCCTAACCGCGTACATTTTGGCCAAGAAGAGCGAGAGGCGAAGGCTACTATCGGAGCTGGAGGCCAAGGGGGTAGAAGTTTTGCAATTGCCGAAGGATGGTCTCAGCTTCGGGGATTTCCTTCTGAATTTGGAGGATAAGATCGAGGCCCTGCTGGAGAATGTCTCCAAGATCGAGGAGGGGTTTAAGGATCTCCTGCCCGACTGGTCGGAGGCATTAATACTCAGATTGGCTATGGCGTGGGAGCTGGATAGGCTATCGGTCCTCGCGCGGTCTCTGGAGACGGATCATTTGGCGGTCATAGAGGGTTGGGTCCCCGAATCCGGCTTGAGGGTTACCTCGGGGGAGCTCGAGCCGCTGGGGTATGTATACTATGAGTATGAGGAGGCGGATCCGAGCGAGGACCCTCCGACGAAGCTGAGGAATTGGATTGGAGTAAGGCCCTTTGAGGTTATAATCAATTTCTTTGGGACTCCGAAATACACGGAATGGGATCCTACTCCAATAACGGCCTATTCCTTCGCCATCTTTTACGGCATGATGCTAGGCGATGCCCTATACGGCTTGGGCCTCCTCTTGGCCGCGAAGCTCATCCTGAAGAGACTGGTCGACGATCCCGATGCGGAGGGCTTCAAGCTCTTCAAGAACATGCTTTACGTATGTGGGGGGGCCGCCATAGCCTTCGGGATCTTGGCTGGATCATATCTGGGGGACGCGTATGAGGCTCTCGGCCTCGGGGGGATCCTCAGACCCGTGATTAGGCAATTATCCGAGCCCTTTTCCCTGATAGTGATATCGCTCGGCATAGGCCTGATCCACGTGAACGTAGCCCATGCGCTCTCCGCGGTTAGGGGGGTCAAGGAGGGGGATGGGGCCCTCGTCATTGGGAAGGTTGGATTATTTATTGCAGAGTTCTTTGGTATAATGTACATAATGTATAAATTCTTCGATGTGAAGATCCCGCCCTTCCCCGCGGACCTCCATTCCCAAATGATTTACCCCTCGCTCATCGGAATAGGTATTCTAGCGGCATCCCTGATCAAACAAAGTGGGGGGCTCGGCGGGATGCTCTGGATATTCGAGCTAACCGGCCTCATGGGCGATATACTATCCTACTCTAGGCTAGCCGGCGTGGGGATGGCGTCATTCTTCCTAGCATCGGCCTTCAATCAAATGGCCATGATGGCGTTCAAGGGGATCTCAGGGGCTATCCCGGGGATCGTGGGAATGGCGCTCGGCGCGGCCCTCTCGATCCTAGTGGCTGCGTTCGCGCACCTCCTGAACTTGGCGCTGAGCTGCCTAGGGGCCTTCATACATTCCATGAGGCTTTGCTTCGTGGAATTCCTGCCAAAATTTTATAATGGAGGGGGGAGGCCCTATTCCCCATTTAAGGCCAAGGTGGGAGGAGCGGTAACGCCCGCAAGAGGATCCTAA
- the tmk gene encoding dTMP kinase: MSANEGMRRPGILIALEGIDQAGKRTQARILGERLRGLGLPVAIFSFPDYSTGLGKEIRAFLRGERRYGPEVRHLLYAANKWEKAEELSGLLGRGTLVIIDRYKASNIAYGMAKGLDRGWLANLEAGLPEADLTILIDIPPEESLRRKAEARDAHEADLDFLGRVRRNYLAMAEEMGWPIVDGRGRPEEVSEGIWKAASKLVSIP; this comes from the coding sequence ATGTCGGCCAATGAGGGGATGCGGAGACCGGGCATCCTGATAGCCCTTGAGGGCATAGACCAAGCCGGGAAGAGGACCCAAGCCCGGATCTTGGGGGAGCGCCTCCGCGGGCTGGGCCTCCCCGTCGCCATATTCTCCTTCCCGGATTATTCCACCGGGCTCGGGAAGGAGATAAGGGCCTTCCTCAGGGGCGAGAGGCGATATGGCCCCGAGGTCAGGCACTTACTTTATGCGGCGAATAAGTGGGAGAAGGCGGAGGAGCTATCGGGGCTGTTGGGAAGGGGGACGCTCGTCATAATAGATCGCTATAAGGCATCGAACATAGCCTATGGGATGGCCAAGGGGCTGGATCGGGGCTGGCTCGCCAACTTGGAGGCGGGCTTGCCCGAGGCGGATCTGACGATCTTGATCGATATACCGCCCGAGGAATCCCTTCGGAGGAAGGCCGAGGCGAGGGATGCCCATGAGGCGGATCTCGATTTCTTGGGGAGGGTTAGGCGGAACTATTTGGCCATGGCCGAGGAGATGGGCTGGCCCATCGTGGATGGCCGGGGGAGGCCCGAGGAGGTTTCGGAGGGAATTTGGAAGGCGGCCTCGAAGCTCGTGTCCATCCCATAA
- a CDS encoding phosphoenolpyruvate carboxykinase (GTP), which yields MLGFNSGALEALRVKLGENEYKKLTAIDNPILHGFIAKYIDLCEPESVFISTGSPEDIRYIREAAIRNGEEKPLAIKGHTIHFDGYEDQARDRENTLILVPRGASMPYVRTGDREEKLREIHEIMKGIMRGHEMYVCFYSLGPVSSEFAIPCVQITDSSYVAHSENILYRQGYEMFRRLGQRAKFFKFVHSQGELDERKCSKNISKRRVYIDLEEETVYSVNTQYGGNSIGLKKLSLRLAINRASKEGWLAEHMLIMGVGGPGGRRTYFAGAFPSLCGKTSTAMLEGETIVGDDIAYLHKRDGEVRAINAEKGMFGIIMDINSRDDPIIWRVLHSPGEIIFSNVLVAEDGSVYWIGKDGPPPPRGHNHSGEWWIGKKDAKGKEIPPSHPNARFTVGLEKFENLDPLWDDPRGVPVRAIVYGSRDSDTLVPVEEAFDWEHGIATKGASLESETTAAVLGKEGVREFNPMSNLDFLSIPLGKYIQNNLDFGRDLKNPPRIFSVNYFLRGKDGSFLNDRSDKRVWYKWMELRVHEEVEALDAPTGRIPLYEDLRRLFREVLGRDYAKGDYVEQFKIRVRENLAKIDRMVKIYGSIPDAPKRLFELFEEQRHRLIEAQERYGDYISPIELAARPSN from the coding sequence TTGTTGGGATTCAACTCCGGCGCATTGGAGGCACTAAGGGTTAAGCTCGGAGAGAATGAGTATAAAAAACTCACGGCCATAGATAATCCCATTTTGCATGGCTTCATAGCCAAATATATAGACCTTTGCGAGCCGGAGAGCGTCTTCATCTCGACGGGCTCCCCCGAGGACATCAGATATATTCGCGAGGCGGCCATAAGGAACGGCGAGGAGAAGCCACTCGCCATAAAGGGCCATACGATCCACTTCGATGGCTACGAGGATCAAGCGCGAGATAGGGAGAATACGCTGATACTGGTCCCGAGGGGGGCCTCGATGCCCTACGTAAGGACCGGGGATAGGGAGGAGAAGCTCAGGGAGATCCACGAGATCATGAAGGGGATAATGAGGGGCCACGAGATGTACGTTTGCTTCTATTCCCTCGGCCCTGTATCCTCCGAATTCGCCATACCATGTGTCCAAATAACGGATTCCAGCTACGTGGCTCATAGCGAGAACATACTCTATAGGCAGGGCTACGAGATGTTCAGGAGGTTGGGCCAAAGGGCCAAGTTCTTCAAGTTTGTTCATTCGCAAGGGGAGCTCGATGAGAGAAAGTGCTCCAAGAACATATCAAAGCGCAGGGTTTACATCGACTTGGAAGAGGAAACCGTCTATAGCGTGAATACCCAATACGGCGGAAACTCGATAGGGCTTAAGAAGCTCTCTCTGCGCTTGGCGATCAACAGGGCCTCCAAGGAGGGTTGGCTGGCGGAGCATATGCTTATAATGGGGGTCGGGGGCCCGGGAGGGAGGAGGACATACTTCGCTGGCGCCTTCCCATCGTTATGCGGCAAGACATCCACGGCCATGCTGGAGGGCGAAACGATAGTTGGGGATGACATAGCCTACCTCCACAAGAGGGATGGCGAGGTTAGGGCGATAAACGCTGAGAAGGGCATGTTTGGCATAATAATGGACATCAATAGCAGGGACGACCCCATAATATGGAGGGTACTCCATAGCCCCGGCGAAATCATCTTCTCCAACGTATTGGTCGCGGAGGATGGAAGCGTCTATTGGATCGGTAAGGATGGCCCACCCCCTCCGAGGGGTCATAACCACTCCGGGGAGTGGTGGATCGGAAAGAAGGACGCGAAGGGGAAGGAGATCCCGCCATCCCATCCGAACGCTAGGTTCACCGTTGGGCTGGAGAAGTTCGAAAACTTGGATCCGTTGTGGGACGATCCGAGGGGGGTCCCGGTGAGGGCCATAGTATATGGTAGTAGGGACTCCGATACCTTGGTGCCGGTCGAGGAGGCGTTTGATTGGGAACATGGGATAGCGACGAAGGGAGCCTCGCTGGAATCCGAGACTACCGCCGCCGTCTTGGGAAAGGAGGGCGTTAGGGAGTTCAATCCTATGTCTAACTTGGACTTCCTATCGATCCCGCTCGGCAAATATATACAAAACAACTTGGACTTCGGGAGGGATCTGAAGAACCCTCCGAGGATTTTCTCCGTAAACTACTTCCTCAGGGGGAAGGACGGCTCCTTTCTCAACGATAGGAGCGACAAGAGGGTTTGGTATAAGTGGATGGAGCTCCGGGTCCATGAGGAAGTCGAAGCCTTGGACGCTCCGACCGGCAGGATACCGCTCTACGAGGACCTTAGGAGGTTATTCAGGGAAGTCCTCGGCAGGGATTACGCCAAGGGGGATTACGTCGAACAATTCAAGATAAGGGTCCGGGAGAACTTGGCCAAGATCGATAGGATGGTCAAGATTTATGGATCGATTCCCGATGCGCCCAAGAGGCTCTTCGAATTGTTCGAGGAGCAGAGGCATAGGTTAATCGAGGCTCAGGAGAGGTACGGCGATTACATATCGCCCATCGAGTTGGCCGCTCGCCCCTCCAATTAG